From a region of the Desmodus rotundus isolate HL8 chromosome 7, HLdesRot8A.1, whole genome shotgun sequence genome:
- the PTGER2 gene encoding prostaglandin E2 receptor EP2 subtype: MDNTSNGSWFEDCETRKWLPSGESPAISSVMFSAGVLGNLIALALLARRWLGDAGRGACRGNSISLFHVLVTELVFTDLLGTCLISPVVLASYARNQTLVALAPESRACTYFAFAMTFFSLATMLMLFAMALERYLAIGHPYFYQRHVKCRRGLAVLPAIYAVSLLFCSLPLFNYGKYVQYCPGTWCFHGRSAYLQLYATLLLLLIVAVLACNFSVIVNLIRMHRRSRRSRCGPSVGSGRVGPATRRRGERVSMAEETDHLILLAIMTITFAICSLPFTIFAYMNEDSSRKEKWDLQALRFLSINSIIDPWVFAILRPSVLRLIRSVLCCRISLRAQDATETSCSTRSNASK; encoded by the exons ATGGACAATACCTCCAATGGCTCCTGGTTCGAGGACTGCGAGACTCGAAAGTGGCTCCCTTCGGGCGAAAGCCCAGCCATCAGCTCCGTGATGTTCTCGGCCGGGGTACTGGGGAACCTCATAGCGCTGGCGCTGCTGGCGCGCCGCTGGCTGGGGGACGCGGGACGCGGCGCCTGCCGTGGGAACTCCATCTCCTTGTTCCACGTGCTGGTGACCGAGCTGGTGTTCACCGACCTGCTGGGGACCTGCCTCATCAGCCCCGTGGTGCTGGCTTCCTACGCGCGGAACCAGACCCTAGTGGCACTGGCACCGGAGAGCCGTGCGTGCACCTACTTCGCCTTCGCCATGACCTTCTTCAGCTTGGCCACGATGCTCATGCTCTTCGCCATGGCCCTGGAGCGCTACCTAGCCATCGGGCACCCCTACTTCTACCAGCGCCACGTCAAGTGCCGCCGCGGCCTGGCCGTGCTGCCTGCCATCTACGCCGTCTCCCTGCTCTTTTGCTCTCTGCCGCTGTTTAACTACGGGAAGTACGTCCAGTATTGCCCCGGGACGTGGTGCTTCCACGGGCGCTCCGCGTACCTGCAGCTTTACGCCACCCTGCTGCTGCTCCTTATCGTGGCGGTGCTCGCTTGCAACTTCAGTGTCATCGTCAACCTCATCCGCATGCACCGCCGGAGCAGGAGAAGCCGCTGCGGACCCTCCGTGGGCAGCGGCCGGGTTGGCCCTGCGACCCgcaggagaggggaaagggtgtCCATGGCAGAAGAGACAGACCACCTTATTCTCCTTGCTATTATGACCATCACCTTTGCCATCTGTTCCTTGCCTTTCACA ATTTTTGCATATATGAATGAAGACTCTTCCCGAAAAGAAAAGTGGGACCTCCAAGCACTTAGATTTTTATCAATTAATTCAATAATCGACCCTTGGGTCTTTGCCATCCTGAGGCCCTCTGTTCTGAGACTAATTCGTTCAGTCCTCTGTTGTCGGATTTCATTAAGAGCACAAGATGCAACAGAAACTTCCTGTTCTACACGGTCAAATGCCAGTAAATAG